A portion of the uncultured Bacteroides sp. genome contains these proteins:
- a CDS encoding glycoside hydrolase family 43 protein codes for MKTKALLLSAVLLLCIACHNKQTKKKDNNVVSGPTYTNPLLPAGAEPWAVFHDGKYYYTQGSENKIIIWETTDITDLAHATRKEMWIPKEAVNSFHLWGPEIHFIDNKWYIYFAADDGNMDNHQIYVIENKSANPLKGEFVMKGRIQTDKDNNWAIHATTFKNKGKRYMIWCGWQKKRIGAENQCIYIAQMKNPWTLSSDRVSISQPKYEWERQWINPDGTKTAYPIHVNEAPQYFHSKNKDKILIYYSASGSWTPYYCIGLLIANANSDLMIPASWKKSPDPVFRQQPSNKVYGPGGLSFIPSPNGKEWYFLYHARKMPNDAPGAIDSRTPRLQEVKWDKNGIPILGTPSSEGIQLKKPSGIN; via the coding sequence ATGAAAACGAAAGCCTTATTGCTCTCAGCTGTTTTACTTTTATGCATCGCTTGCCATAACAAGCAAACCAAAAAGAAGGACAATAATGTGGTCAGTGGACCAACCTACACCAACCCGCTACTACCAGCAGGAGCAGAGCCATGGGCTGTTTTTCACGATGGAAAATACTATTATACTCAAGGATCGGAAAACAAGATCATTATTTGGGAAACGACTGATATTACTGATCTGGCACATGCCACCCGAAAAGAGATGTGGATACCCAAAGAGGCAGTCAACTCATTTCATCTCTGGGGACCGGAAATTCATTTCATTGATAATAAATGGTATATCTACTTCGCTGCAGACGATGGGAATATGGATAATCACCAAATATATGTCATCGAAAATAAATCTGCCAATCCTCTCAAAGGAGAATTTGTGATGAAAGGACGCATCCAAACAGATAAAGATAATAATTGGGCTATTCATGCGACGACTTTCAAAAATAAGGGAAAACGTTATATGATATGGTGTGGATGGCAAAAGAAAAGAATAGGTGCCGAAAATCAATGCATTTATATCGCTCAAATGAAAAACCCATGGACACTATCGTCTGATAGAGTTAGTATTTCACAGCCTAAATATGAATGGGAGCGGCAATGGATAAACCCCGACGGTACTAAAACAGCCTATCCTATTCACGTAAATGAAGCTCCACAGTATTTCCATTCTAAAAACAAAGACAAAATACTTATCTATTATTCTGCCAGCGGCAGTTGGACACCTTATTATTGTATAGGACTACTAATAGCAAATGCTAATAGTGATCTGATGATTCCTGCATCATGGAAGAAGTCCCCTGATCCAGTATTCAGACAGCAACCAAGCAACAAAGTTTATGGTCCTGGCGGATTATCTTTCATTCCTTCGCCAAATGGCAAAGAATGGTATTTTCTCTATCATGCTCGAAAAATGCCCAATGATGCACCGGGAGCAATAGACTCACGCACCCCTCGTTTACAAGAAGTAAAGTGGGACAAGAACGGAATACCCATTTTAGGCACACCAAGCAGTGAAGGCATTCAACTCAAGAAACCCTCTGGCATCAATTAA
- a CDS encoding TonB-dependent receptor plug domain-containing protein — translation MAYDVDPNKTYGGDVKHLLNYVPSIQWVTIADAHFGKEEAQIIGLPKDCFPSFVVDGVLQRDKEAVYSLPTSLIERIEILKDANAAVYGGFNVMGGVIAIFTRKGKNENIPNKNRVCKWIGYSQTKEFYAPDSILDEGYFVNTKNQNTIYWNPNLDTDSDGNATVTFYTNNLKHEDYLIHCEGRTINGKIGVFTSPY, via the coding sequence ATGGCTTACGACGTTGATCCAAACAAAACCTATGGAGGTGATGTAAAACACTTGCTAAATTATGTGCCTAGTATTCAATGGGTAACTATTGCCGATGCACATTTCGGAAAAGAAGAAGCACAAATCATAGGACTACCTAAAGATTGCTTTCCCAGCTTTGTGGTAGATGGTGTGCTTCAGAGAGATAAAGAGGCTGTGTACTCTTTACCGACTTCATTAATTGAGCGAATAGAAATTCTTAAGGATGCCAATGCCGCAGTCTATGGAGGCTTTAATGTAATGGGAGGAGTTATAGCCATATTTACGAGAAAAGGGAAAAACGAAAATATACCAAATAAAAATAGAGTGTGTAAATGGATAGGATATAGCCAGACCAAAGAATTTTATGCTCCCGATTCCATACTGGATGAAGGCTATTTCGTCAATACAAAGAATCAAAATACCATATATTGGAATCCAAATTTAGATACGGATTCGGACGGAAATGCTACCGTTACGTTTTATACCAATAATTTAAAACATGAAGATTACTTGATTCATTGCGAAGGGCGAACTATAAATGGAAAAATAGGAGTATTTACCTCTCCTTATTAA
- a CDS encoding sugar-binding domain-containing protein, giving the protein MRTFLIATMLLALNNLACFSTDAPRKEYPRPQFERTDWVNLNGAWTFDFDFGNSGKDRHMQSANKFDKTILVPFCPESKLSGVGYTDFINQMWYQRNISIPSDWNGKKILLNFGAVDYCTEVFIDGKFVQRHFGDSSSFSVDLTRYVHPGKTHNLIVFVKDDVRSGLQTGGKQCGNYYSGGCSYTRTTGIWQTVWMEAVADNGLKSVFVRPDIDQKQLIIEPQFYKESGNTLEVILKDGGKTIARKAVNCTNNSVIVLPIKNIKLWSPESPFLYDLIYLVKDAKGKVVDEVKSYAGMRKIHIENGRFYLNNKPYYQRLVLDQGFYPEGIWTAPSDNDLKNDILLGKEAGFNGARLHQKVFEERYYYWADKLGYITWGESASWMLDVNNELAVRNFLSEWYDVVIRDRNHPSLVTWTPFNETWGGGPDAYVRMIHDVYNITKAIDPTRLINDASGDNHIVTDIWSVHNYEQDKDKLIEQLKITKGKEPYRNAHGKDYLAVYEGQPYMVDEFGGIPWMEEKDRKNSWGYGGIPENEEAFYARLEAQIDGLLASKNVCGFCYTQLTDVEQEKNGIYYYDRKPKLDMKRIKAIFEKK; this is encoded by the coding sequence ATGAGAACCTTCTTAATAGCAACAATGCTTTTAGCATTGAATAACCTAGCTTGCTTCAGCACAGATGCTCCTCGTAAGGAATACCCTCGTCCACAGTTTGAACGTACAGATTGGGTCAATCTGAACGGAGCTTGGACCTTCGACTTTGATTTTGGCAATTCAGGGAAAGACCGCCACATGCAATCAGCAAATAAATTCGATAAAACTATTCTTGTTCCATTCTGTCCGGAGAGCAAATTATCAGGGGTTGGCTATACCGATTTCATCAATCAAATGTGGTATCAAAGGAATATTTCTATTCCTTCTGACTGGAATGGGAAGAAGATATTACTGAATTTCGGTGCAGTGGATTATTGCACAGAAGTCTTTATTGACGGTAAATTCGTACAACGTCATTTTGGTGATTCCTCCTCCTTTTCGGTTGATCTTACACGGTATGTCCATCCCGGAAAGACTCACAACCTGATCGTTTTCGTGAAGGATGATGTCCGCTCCGGATTACAAACGGGTGGGAAGCAATGCGGGAACTACTATTCGGGAGGATGTTCTTATACCCGCACTACAGGCATTTGGCAAACCGTGTGGATGGAAGCCGTGGCTGACAACGGCCTAAAATCAGTATTTGTACGTCCGGACATCGATCAAAAGCAACTTATTATCGAGCCTCAATTTTATAAAGAATCGGGCAATACGCTGGAGGTAATCCTTAAAGACGGAGGCAAAACAATTGCACGAAAAGCGGTAAATTGTACTAATAACTCTGTGATAGTACTGCCAATAAAAAATATAAAATTATGGTCTCCCGAATCTCCATTTCTTTACGACTTAATTTATTTGGTAAAAGATGCCAAGGGTAAAGTTGTAGACGAAGTAAAATCATATGCCGGTATGCGGAAAATACATATCGAAAATGGTCGCTTTTACTTGAACAATAAACCCTATTACCAACGTTTGGTGCTCGATCAAGGATTCTATCCGGAAGGAATATGGACAGCACCAAGCGACAATGATCTTAAAAATGATATTTTATTAGGCAAAGAAGCCGGGTTTAACGGAGCTCGTCTTCACCAGAAGGTATTTGAAGAGAGATATTATTACTGGGCAGACAAACTAGGATATATCACTTGGGGAGAATCGGCTAGCTGGATGCTGGATGTAAACAATGAGCTGGCTGTTCGCAATTTCCTGAGCGAATGGTATGACGTAGTAATTCGCGATCGTAATCATCCTTCATTGGTAACATGGACACCCTTTAATGAGACTTGGGGTGGTGGCCCTGACGCTTATGTTCGTATGATACACGACGTGTACAATATTACCAAAGCCATTGACCCTACACGCCTCATCAATGATGCCAGTGGTGACAATCATATTGTAACGGATATCTGGAGTGTTCATAACTACGAACAGGACAAAGATAAACTCATCGAACAACTAAAGATAACAAAAGGCAAAGAGCCATACAGAAATGCACATGGCAAAGATTACCTAGCCGTTTATGAAGGACAGCCTTATATGGTTGACGAATTCGGAGGCATACCATGGATGGAAGAAAAAGACCGCAAAAATTCATGGGGTTATGGTGGCATACCCGAGAACGAAGAAGCGTTTTATGCTCGTCTCGAAGCTCAAATTGATGGTCTATTGGCTTCAAAGAATGTATGTGGTTTCTGTTATACACAATTAACGGACGTAGAACAGGAAAAAAATGGCATTTATTATTACGACCGCAAACCAAAGCTTGATATGAAAAGAATCAAAGCTATTTTTGAAAAGAAATAA
- a CDS encoding DUF4965 domain-containing protein has product MKKMLMMALLVGLANSMQATDLFKASRNVALRAPAVPLITSDPYLSIWSPYNTLNEGITTHWTGTEHPLLGALRVDGKTYRFMGKDKMNLETIVPMTDTGAWQGSYTYAQPANGWEELQFDDSTWKRGEAAFGTSDMPRVKTRWDSQDIWVRRDFDLNSDLSKESIYLKYSHDDVFELYLNGEKLVVTDNSWNNDVLLELSDSAKKKLRKGKNILAAHCHNTMGGAYVDFGLYRHNKQTVNFETAAVQKSISVLPTQTYYTFTCGPVELDVVFTAPLLMDDLDLLSTPINYISYRARSLDKKQHSVQIYMETTPQLAVNDLTQPTIAKTIRRNGINYVKAGTIDQPITERKGDGVCIDWGYVYLAGNIGVNKAVSLGNYYNMKNEFVTNGKLLPSQAECITRRADQMPAMAYSDNLGKVTSDGKGGYMMLGYDDVYSIEYLYQRRMAYWKHGGKVSIFDAFEKAKANYASVMERCRTYDEMIMADAEEAGGEEYAELCALAYRQVIAAHKLFTDQDGHLLFFSKENNSNGCVNTVDLTYPSAPLFLVYNPELEKAMMTSIFEYSASGRWNKPFPAHDMGTYPIANGQVYGGDMPIEEAGNMVVLTAAISKIEGNASYAKRYWDLLTIWTDYLVEYGQDPENQLCTDDFAGHWAHNANLSAKAIMGVAGYSEMARMLGMNGVADKYADTAKKMAAKWEQMANEGDHYRLAFDRKGSWSQKYNIVWDKMWGLNLFPNNVIEKEVAYYLTKQNPYGLPLDSRKEYTKSDWIMWTAAMAPDKASFEKFVSPVYKYANESVSRVPLSDWHHTDSGKFVGFKARSVVGGYWMKVLMYKMQKK; this is encoded by the coding sequence ATGAAGAAAATGCTAATGATGGCTTTATTGGTGGGCTTGGCGAACAGTATGCAGGCAACTGATTTATTTAAAGCAAGTAGGAATGTTGCATTACGTGCACCGGCGGTACCTCTGATCACATCAGATCCTTACCTGTCGATCTGGTCGCCCTATAACACTTTGAATGAGGGAATTACAACTCATTGGACGGGAACGGAGCATCCACTGTTGGGGGCCTTGCGGGTCGACGGAAAAACGTATCGTTTTATGGGGAAAGATAAGATGAATCTGGAAACTATTGTACCGATGACGGATACCGGCGCATGGCAAGGAAGTTATACGTATGCTCAGCCGGCTAACGGATGGGAAGAGCTTCAGTTTGATGACAGCACATGGAAAAGAGGTGAAGCAGCTTTTGGAACGTCGGATATGCCCCGTGTGAAAACAAGATGGGACTCTCAGGACATTTGGGTTCGCAGAGATTTTGATTTGAACAGCGATCTTAGCAAAGAAAGTATTTATTTAAAGTATTCGCATGATGATGTGTTTGAACTTTATCTGAACGGCGAGAAACTTGTAGTTACTGACAATTCGTGGAACAATGACGTACTGCTTGAACTTTCGGACAGTGCCAAAAAGAAATTGCGTAAAGGGAAAAACATACTTGCCGCACATTGTCACAATACAATGGGAGGTGCTTATGTGGATTTTGGATTATATCGGCATAACAAGCAGACTGTTAATTTTGAAACGGCAGCCGTCCAGAAGTCGATAAGCGTGCTTCCAACGCAAACTTACTACACATTTACTTGCGGTCCGGTGGAACTGGATGTTGTGTTTACTGCTCCTTTATTGATGGACGACTTGGATTTGCTGTCTACTCCGATTAATTACATCTCGTATCGTGCACGTTCTTTGGATAAGAAACAGCATAGTGTGCAGATATATATGGAGACTACTCCACAGCTTGCGGTGAACGACCTGACGCAACCCACTATAGCTAAAACAATCCGTCGTAATGGCATTAATTATGTAAAAGCCGGAACGATCGATCAGCCCATTACCGAACGTAAAGGTGACGGTGTGTGTATTGACTGGGGATATGTTTATCTGGCAGGAAACATAGGGGTAAACAAGGCTGTCAGCTTGGGCAACTATTATAATATGAAGAATGAATTTGTGACGAACGGTAAATTATTGCCTTCGCAGGCAGAATGTATTACCCGACGTGCCGACCAGATGCCGGCTATGGCTTATTCAGACAATTTGGGTAAGGTTACTTCCGATGGAAAGGGAGGATATATGATGCTGGGCTACGATGACGTTTATTCTATTGAATATCTATATCAGCGTCGGATGGCTTATTGGAAGCACGGTGGTAAGGTAAGTATCTTTGATGCTTTCGAGAAAGCAAAAGCAAACTATGCTTCTGTGATGGAGCGTTGCCGTACTTATGATGAAATGATTATGGCCGATGCCGAAGAAGCCGGAGGAGAGGAATACGCCGAATTGTGTGCGCTTGCCTATCGCCAGGTCATTGCGGCTCATAAATTGTTTACCGATCAGGACGGCCATTTATTGTTCTTCTCCAAAGAGAACAACAGTAACGGCTGTGTGAATACAGTTGACCTTACTTATCCTTCTGCTCCTCTATTCCTTGTTTATAATCCCGAGTTGGAGAAAGCAATGATGACAAGTATCTTTGAATATAGTGCCAGCGGACGTTGGAACAAGCCTTTCCCAGCACACGATATGGGCACTTATCCTATTGCTAACGGACAAGTATATGGTGGAGATATGCCGATTGAAGAAGCTGGAAACATGGTAGTGCTTACTGCTGCTATTTCTAAGATAGAAGGAAATGCAAGCTATGCGAAAAGGTACTGGGATTTGTTAACGATCTGGACAGATTATCTGGTGGAGTACGGACAAGATCCCGAAAACCAGCTTTGCACCGATGATTTTGCCGGACATTGGGCACACAATGCTAATCTTTCTGCCAAAGCTATTATGGGTGTGGCCGGATATAGCGAAATGGCACGCATGCTGGGCATGAATGGTGTGGCCGATAAATATGCTGATACAGCTAAGAAGATGGCTGCTAAATGGGAGCAAATGGCCAATGAAGGAGATCATTACCGCCTGGCTTTTGACCGAAAAGGTTCTTGGAGCCAGAAGTATAACATCGTTTGGGATAAAATGTGGGGTCTGAACCTTTTCCCAAACAATGTGATTGAAAAGGAAGTTGCTTATTATCTCACGAAGCAAAATCCGTATGGACTTCCGTTGGATTCACGCAAAGAGTATACCAAGTCCGACTGGATAATGTGGACGGCTGCTATGGCACCTGATAAGGCTAGTTTTGAGAAGTTTGTCTCTCCGGTATATAAATATGCCAACGAGTCGGTTTCACGCGTACCTTTGAGTGACTGGCATCACACGGATAGCGGTAAGTTTGTTGGCTTTAAAGCACGTTCCGTCGTTGGAGGGTACTGGATGAAAGTACTGATGTACAAGATGCAGAAAAAGTAA
- a CDS encoding beta-L-arabinofuranosidase domain-containing protein: MCKMKSLKWNLTRFLTAFGFLVISSIPNKLSAKTSIVSRPDNGQTNMNYMSNRQPLKPMNFIKLPIGSIQPEGWLKKYLELQRDGLTGHLNEISAWLGKKDNAWLTSGGDHGWEEVPYWLKGYGDLAYILSDKSMIDEAKIWIEGALKSQRPDGFFGPMNQKDGKPELWAQMIMLWCLQSYYEYSNDQRVINLMTNYFKWQLAIPDEKFLKDYWENSRGGDNLLSVYWLYNKTGDKFLLKLAKKIHQNTADWTRPSSLPNWHNVNIAQGFREPATYYMLSGDSAMLNASYNAFNLIRRTFGQVPGGMFGADENARMGYIDPRQGVETCGMVEQMASDEILLCMTGDPFWAENCEDVAFNTYPAAVMPDFKALRYITCPNQVVSDAKNHHPGIDNSGPFLAMNPFSSRCCQHNHAQGWPYYAEHLLLATPDNGVATALYVACKATVKVGNGNEVIIHEQTNYPFEERVRFTVNTKKNVDFPFYLRIPSWTKGATISVNGKAINANIQAGKYVCINRKWTNNDRIEIKFPMELSMRTWQVNKNSISVNYGPLTMSLKIDEDYVKKDSRATAIGDSQWQKGADTEKWPTYEIYAKSPWNYALVIGKKEPLKNFKVVRKEWPADNFPFTTESVPLEVKAIGRKVPSWTLDQYGLCSELPEMNAPKGEKEEITLIPMGAARLRISAFPNTAE, from the coding sequence ATGTGTAAAATGAAGAGCCTAAAATGGAACCTTACCAGGTTTCTGACCGCATTTGGATTCCTTGTGATATCCTCTATACCTAACAAGCTATCAGCAAAAACAAGCATTGTCAGTCGACCCGATAACGGACAAACCAACATGAACTACATGAGTAACCGTCAGCCTTTGAAGCCTATGAACTTCATAAAACTACCGATAGGAAGTATCCAACCCGAAGGATGGCTAAAAAAATATCTGGAACTCCAAAGAGACGGATTGACAGGGCACTTGAATGAAATCAGTGCCTGGTTAGGCAAAAAAGATAATGCATGGCTCACCAGTGGAGGAGATCACGGCTGGGAGGAAGTGCCTTACTGGCTGAAAGGATACGGTGATTTAGCTTATATCTTGAGTGATAAAAGTATGATTGACGAAGCAAAAATATGGATTGAAGGTGCATTGAAAAGCCAGCGTCCGGACGGTTTCTTCGGACCTATGAACCAGAAAGACGGAAAGCCTGAATTATGGGCGCAAATGATTATGCTTTGGTGCCTTCAATCTTATTATGAATATTCAAACGATCAACGGGTAATTAACCTGATGACTAATTACTTCAAATGGCAACTGGCTATCCCCGATGAAAAATTCCTAAAAGATTATTGGGAAAACAGCCGTGGAGGAGACAACCTACTTAGTGTATACTGGCTTTATAATAAAACGGGAGATAAGTTCTTATTGAAATTAGCTAAAAAAATTCACCAGAACACAGCCGACTGGACTCGCCCTTCATCATTGCCGAACTGGCACAATGTAAATATAGCGCAAGGTTTCCGTGAACCGGCTACTTATTATATGCTATCCGGAGATTCTGCAATGCTGAATGCTTCTTATAATGCTTTCAATCTGATTCGCCGTACATTCGGGCAAGTACCTGGTGGGATGTTCGGAGCAGACGAAAATGCCCGCATGGGATATATTGACCCAAGACAAGGGGTGGAGACCTGCGGAATGGTAGAACAAATGGCCTCTGATGAGATTCTGCTCTGTATGACAGGCGATCCGTTTTGGGCGGAGAATTGTGAGGATGTAGCTTTTAACACTTATCCGGCTGCCGTAATGCCTGATTTTAAAGCATTACGCTATATTACCTGCCCCAACCAAGTTGTCAGTGATGCAAAGAATCACCATCCGGGCATTGATAACAGCGGTCCGTTTTTGGCAATGAATCCTTTCAGTAGTCGTTGTTGCCAACATAACCATGCACAAGGATGGCCTTACTATGCAGAACATCTCCTGCTTGCTACTCCTGACAATGGTGTAGCAACTGCTTTATATGTAGCTTGTAAAGCCACTGTCAAAGTAGGCAACGGGAATGAAGTGATTATCCATGAACAGACGAACTACCCTTTTGAAGAGAGAGTACGATTTACAGTCAATACTAAGAAAAATGTTGATTTCCCTTTTTATCTGAGGATACCTTCGTGGACGAAAGGGGCAACAATTTCCGTTAATGGTAAAGCTATCAATGCTAACATACAAGCCGGCAAATACGTTTGCATTAATCGCAAATGGACAAACAATGACAGAATAGAAATTAAATTTCCGATGGAACTCTCCATGCGCACCTGGCAAGTGAACAAAAATAGTATCAGCGTAAACTATGGACCTTTAACTATGTCACTTAAGATCGATGAAGATTATGTGAAAAAAGATAGTCGCGCCACTGCCATAGGAGATTCTCAATGGCAGAAAGGGGCCGATACAGAGAAATGGCCGACTTATGAAATTTATGCTAAGAGCCCATGGAACTATGCCTTAGTAATCGGCAAGAAAGAGCCTCTTAAAAACTTTAAAGTTGTACGTAAAGAGTGGCCGGCAGACAACTTTCCATTCACTACCGAAAGTGTGCCCCTAGAAGTAAAAGCTATCGGCAGAAAAGTTCCCTCATGGACGCTTGATCAATATGGGCTTTGCAGTGAACTCCCCGAAATGAATGCGCCAAAAGGAGAAAAAGAGGAAATAACTCTAATTCCTATGGGCGCAGCACGTTTGAGAATTTCAGCTTTTCCAAATACAGCAGAATAA
- a CDS encoding glycoside hydrolase family 43 protein codes for MKIEWYLSLAALFLCISCGTKGTREKKESVTRGTYTNPLLPSGTDPSAVFLNGKYYYTHGTEDKILLWATSDITDLAHATCKTVWLPKEASSSYHLWAPDINYINNKWYIYFAADDGNTDNHQLYVIENTSPDPMKGEFKMKGCIMTNKEWNWGIHASTFVNKGVQYLLWSGWPKRRISAETQCIYIAKMKDPWTLDSPRILISKPEHEWERQWVNPDGSRTAYPIYVNEGPEYFHSKGYKKVIVYYSASGCWSPYYCVGMLTADADSDLLNPASWTKSPVPVFSQSLSGGVYGPGSVSFVPSPDGKELYMLYQARDVPNGDTGGPETRSPRMQRIDWDVNGMPVLGIPVRDGVALPKPSGTPVR; via the coding sequence ATGAAGATAGAATGGTATTTGTCATTAGCTGCATTATTTCTCTGCATATCCTGCGGAACCAAGGGAACAAGAGAAAAAAAAGAGTCTGTAACAAGGGGCACTTACACGAATCCTTTATTGCCGTCGGGAACCGATCCCAGTGCTGTTTTTCTTAATGGCAAATACTATTACACGCATGGCACTGAAGATAAAATTCTTCTTTGGGCAACATCTGATATTACAGACTTGGCTCATGCTACTTGCAAAACTGTGTGGTTGCCTAAAGAAGCATCAAGTTCGTATCATCTTTGGGCACCGGATATAAATTATATAAATAATAAATGGTATATATACTTTGCTGCTGATGATGGGAATACAGACAATCATCAATTGTATGTGATTGAAAATACGTCGCCCGACCCGATGAAGGGAGAATTTAAAATGAAAGGGTGTATAATGACGAATAAAGAATGGAACTGGGGAATACATGCGTCGACTTTTGTGAATAAAGGAGTTCAGTATCTGTTATGGTCCGGATGGCCGAAACGTAGAATAAGTGCGGAAACTCAATGTATTTATATTGCAAAGATGAAAGATCCCTGGACACTTGATTCTCCCCGTATCCTTATATCGAAGCCGGAACATGAATGGGAAAGGCAATGGGTGAATCCGGATGGCAGCCGTACTGCGTATCCTATTTACGTAAACGAAGGACCGGAGTATTTTCATTCGAAGGGTTACAAGAAAGTTATTGTTTATTATTCAGCCAGCGGCTGTTGGTCTCCTTATTATTGTGTAGGGATGCTAACAGCTGATGCAGATAGTGATTTGCTGAATCCGGCATCTTGGACTAAGAGCCCTGTTCCGGTATTTAGTCAGTCGTTAAGCGGTGGTGTATATGGACCGGGAAGTGTTTCGTTTGTTCCTTCTCCGGATGGCAAAGAATTATATATGCTCTATCAGGCAAGAGATGTGCCCAATGGAGACACGGGAGGGCCTGAAACCCGTAGCCCGCGTATGCAAAGAATAGATTGGGATGTCAATGGAATGCCTGTTTTAGGTATTCCGGTTCGTGATGGAGTTGCTCTGCCTAAACCTTCGGGTACTCCTGTGAGATAA
- a CDS encoding glycoside hydrolase family 76 protein: protein MKKQFIIIVFLIIPAGLFAQLGGKIYLSRADSLLERVLTLYEVKKYGLLQETYPRNPKQQITYTANTGSEVTQQEVSFLWPYSAMVSGCVSLYKTSGNKKYKTLMDKQIKPGLDLYWDTTRQPECYQSYPIFGGQNDRYYDDNDWVALDFCDYYAATKNKEYLNKAIALHNYIYSGWSDDLDGGIFWCEQKKESKNTCSNAPAAVLSMKLYLLTKDKKYLDWAKKTYEWTRQNLCDPSDFVYWDNKNLKGEIGYAKFTYNSGQMIQAGVLLYKETGDKKYLKETQQTAAGSYHFFLKPQPTIKGEMKFYPSNPWFNVILFRGLKALYRIDKNDTYIRAMIDNADYAWKYTRDENGLLNNDWSGNRKDKFKSLLENSCMIELYSEISDL from the coding sequence ATGAAAAAACAATTTATAATTATCGTTTTTCTAATTATCCCCGCCGGTTTGTTTGCTCAATTGGGCGGTAAGATATATCTATCAAGGGCAGATTCCCTTTTAGAACGTGTATTAACACTTTATGAAGTGAAAAAATACGGTCTGCTTCAAGAAACTTATCCGCGAAACCCTAAACAGCAAATCACGTATACGGCTAATACCGGTTCGGAAGTTACACAGCAAGAAGTTTCTTTCCTGTGGCCCTATTCTGCTATGGTATCGGGCTGTGTGTCTTTGTATAAAACATCCGGAAATAAGAAATACAAGACTCTAATGGACAAACAAATCAAGCCTGGACTCGATTTATATTGGGATACTACCCGCCAGCCGGAATGTTATCAATCCTATCCCATTTTTGGAGGCCAGAATGATCGTTATTATGACGATAACGATTGGGTAGCTCTTGATTTTTGTGACTATTATGCAGCAACAAAGAATAAAGAATATCTAAATAAGGCCATTGCCCTGCACAATTACATCTATTCAGGATGGTCTGATGATCTGGATGGAGGCATCTTTTGGTGTGAGCAAAAAAAAGAATCTAAAAATACTTGCTCCAATGCTCCTGCCGCTGTGCTCAGCATGAAGCTTTACCTCCTGACCAAAGACAAAAAATATCTGGATTGGGCAAAAAAGACCTACGAATGGACACGTCAAAATCTGTGTGATCCTTCGGATTTTGTCTATTGGGATAATAAAAACTTAAAAGGCGAAATAGGATATGCCAAATTCACGTACAACAGCGGACAGATGATACAGGCCGGAGTACTTCTGTATAAGGAAACAGGTGACAAGAAATACTTGAAAGAAACCCAGCAAACAGCCGCAGGTTCCTATCACTTTTTCCTTAAACCTCAACCCACAATTAAGGGAGAAATGAAATTCTATCCCTCCAACCCATGGTTCAATGTGATCCTTTTCCGTGGATTAAAAGCACTTTACCGGATAGATAAAAACGACACATACATTAGAGCAATGATTGACAACGCCGATTACGCATGGAAATATACCCGCGATGAAAACGGTCTGTTAAATAATGACTGGTCGGGCAATCGGAAAGACAAATTCAAAAGCCTACTGGAAAATTCTTGTATGATTGAGTTATATTCAGAAATCAGTGACCTGTAA